A window of the Helianthus annuus cultivar XRQ/B chromosome 4, HanXRQr2.0-SUNRISE, whole genome shotgun sequence genome harbors these coding sequences:
- the LOC110936230 gene encoding bZIP transcription factor 11 isoform X1 has translation MASSCGNSSGSDGGRSRGTYSPPNDGLMDEKKRKRMESNRESARRSRLRKQKHATDLTAESNKIKNDNDQIRATINVTTQRFIEIEAENSVLRAQVSELSQRLESLNEILNSMKMNANCTTTQCMSGGTDGLFEFDLFENPWNMMGFNQQPIMASADNVFGY, from the exons ATGGCTTCTTCATGCGGAAATTCATCCGGATCTGATGGTGGCCGAAGCAGAGGTACAT ATTCACCACCGAATGACGGCTTGATGGAcgagaagaagaggaagaggatgGAATCCAACCGTGAATCTGCACGCAGATCACGGTTGAGGAAACAAAAGCATGCCACGGATCTAACGGCTGAATCGAACAAGATAAAGAACGATAACGATCAGATCCGGGCCACAATCAACGTTACGACACAGCGATTCATCGAAATCGAAGCAGAGAACTCTGTTTTGAGGGCTCAAGTGAGTGAACTTAGCCAGAGGCTAGAGTCCCTCAATGAGATCTTGAATTCCATGAAGATGAATGCCAATTGTACAACCACTCAATGCATGAGTGGTGGTACAGATGGGTTGTttgagtttgatttgtttgagaATCCATGGAACATGATGGGTTTTAATCAACAACCTATCATGGCTTCTGCTGATAATGTGTTTGGGTACTAG
- the LOC110936230 gene encoding bZIP transcription factor 44 isoform X2: MASSCGNSSGSDGGRSRDSPPNDGLMDEKKRKRMESNRESARRSRLRKQKHATDLTAESNKIKNDNDQIRATINVTTQRFIEIEAENSVLRAQVSELSQRLESLNEILNSMKMNANCTTTQCMSGGTDGLFEFDLFENPWNMMGFNQQPIMASADNVFGY; this comes from the exons ATGGCTTCTTCATGCGGAAATTCATCCGGATCTGATGGTGGCCGAAGCAGAG ATTCACCACCGAATGACGGCTTGATGGAcgagaagaagaggaagaggatgGAATCCAACCGTGAATCTGCACGCAGATCACGGTTGAGGAAACAAAAGCATGCCACGGATCTAACGGCTGAATCGAACAAGATAAAGAACGATAACGATCAGATCCGGGCCACAATCAACGTTACGACACAGCGATTCATCGAAATCGAAGCAGAGAACTCTGTTTTGAGGGCTCAAGTGAGTGAACTTAGCCAGAGGCTAGAGTCCCTCAATGAGATCTTGAATTCCATGAAGATGAATGCCAATTGTACAACCACTCAATGCATGAGTGGTGGTACAGATGGGTTGTttgagtttgatttgtttgagaATCCATGGAACATGATGGGTTTTAATCAACAACCTATCATGGCTTCTGCTGATAATGTGTTTGGGTACTAG